Proteins encoded within one genomic window of Pectobacterium araliae:
- a CDS encoding threonine/serine exporter family protein: MGEAAQQREITRLCIQCALLLLQHGAESMVVEQLSSRLGMALGADSVESSISANSIVLTTIMQGHCLTSTRKNVDRGINMHVVIEVQHAVIMAEHKLLDVAGVEKRLGNIKPLRYPRWLMVSVVALSCGCFSRLNGGGWDAFIVTLIASGLAMYVRQVFTARHLNPLINFCITAFVATSASGLLMRLPAFSQTSTVAMAASVLLLVPGFPLINAVADMFKGHVNTGLARWTVASLLTLATCIGVVMAMSLWGLRGWA, encoded by the coding sequence ATGGGTGAAGCGGCACAGCAGCGGGAGATAACCCGCTTGTGCATCCAGTGTGCGCTGCTGCTGTTACAGCATGGTGCAGAAAGTATGGTGGTAGAACAGCTGTCGTCACGGCTGGGTATGGCGCTCGGTGCTGATAGCGTTGAGAGTTCAATTTCGGCAAATTCGATTGTCCTGACCACCATCATGCAGGGGCATTGCCTGACGTCAACGCGGAAGAACGTGGATCGCGGCATTAATATGCACGTCGTCATTGAGGTGCAGCATGCGGTGATCATGGCCGAGCATAAACTGCTGGATGTCGCGGGCGTGGAGAAGCGTCTGGGAAATATTAAGCCACTGCGTTACCCGCGTTGGCTGATGGTTTCCGTTGTCGCGCTTTCCTGCGGTTGTTTCAGCCGTTTGAACGGCGGCGGGTGGGATGCCTTTATTGTCACGCTGATTGCCAGCGGTCTGGCGATGTATGTCCGTCAGGTGTTTACGGCGCGACATCTGAATCCGTTGATTAACTTCTGTATTACGGCGTTTGTTGCCACGTCGGCATCCGGGCTGCTGATGCGTTTACCTGCTTTTTCTCAAACCTCGACGGTGGCGATGGCAGCAAGCGTGCTGCTGCTGGTTCCCGGCTTTCCGTTGATTAATGCCGTGGCGGATATGTTTAAAGGGCACGTGAACACGGGTCTGGCACGCTGGACGGTTGCGAGTTTACTGACGCTGGCAACCTGTATTGGTGTGGTGATGGCGATGTCGCTGTGGGGGTTACGCGGATGGGCTTAA
- the carA gene encoding glutamine-hydrolyzing carbamoyl-phosphate synthase small subunit, with the protein MIKSALLVLEDGTQFHGRAIGAEGSAVGEVVFNTSMTGYQEILTDPSYSRQIVTLTYPHIGNVGANANDEESPSVQAQGLVIRDLPLIASNYRSEESLSEYLKRNNIVAIADIDTRKLTRLLREKGAQNGCIIAGDAPDAAVALEKAKAFPGLKGMDLAKEVTTAESYSWLQGSWTLEGELPAAKNESELPYHVVAYDYGVKRNILRMLVDRGCRLTVVPAQTPAEDVLKLNPDGIFLSNGPGDPEPCDYAIRAIKTFLETDIPVFGICLGHQLLALASGAKTIKMKLGHHGGNHPVKDLDNNCVMITAQNHGFAVDENNLPATLRVTHKSLFDHTVQGIHRTDKPAFSFQGHPEASPGPHDAAPLFDHFIDLIQTYRSSAK; encoded by the coding sequence TTGATTAAGTCAGCGCTATTGGTTCTGGAAGACGGAACCCAATTCCACGGTCGGGCCATTGGGGCAGAAGGGTCGGCAGTGGGGGAAGTGGTCTTCAATACGTCGATGACCGGTTATCAAGAAATCCTTACTGATCCTTCCTATTCCCGCCAGATTGTCACTCTCACTTATCCCCATATCGGTAATGTCGGCGCCAATGCCAACGATGAAGAATCCCCCTCTGTACAGGCTCAAGGTCTGGTTATTCGCGATTTACCTCTGATTGCCAGCAACTACCGTAGTGAAGAAAGCCTGTCTGAATACCTCAAACGCAACAACATCGTCGCCATTGCTGATATCGATACCCGTAAACTGACCCGTCTGCTGCGTGAGAAAGGCGCACAGAATGGCTGCATCATCGCGGGCGATGCGCCGGATGCTGCCGTTGCACTGGAGAAAGCGAAAGCCTTCCCAGGGCTGAAGGGCATGGATCTGGCAAAAGAAGTCACGACGGCAGAAAGCTACAGCTGGTTACAGGGAAGCTGGACGCTGGAAGGCGAATTGCCGGCGGCGAAAAACGAAAGCGAGCTGCCTTACCACGTTGTCGCTTATGACTACGGTGTGAAACGCAACATTCTGCGTATGCTGGTGGATCGCGGCTGTCGCCTGACGGTCGTCCCGGCGCAGACACCTGCTGAGGACGTACTGAAGCTGAACCCAGACGGTATTTTCCTCTCTAACGGCCCGGGCGACCCAGAACCGTGCGACTACGCGATTCGTGCGATCAAAACCTTCCTGGAAACGGATATTCCGGTATTCGGTATCTGTCTGGGTCACCAACTGCTGGCACTGGCGAGCGGTGCCAAGACCATCAAAATGAAGCTGGGTCACCACGGTGGCAACCATCCGGTCAAAGATCTGGATAACAACTGTGTGATGATTACCGCGCAGAACCACGGCTTTGCAGTTGATGAAAATAATCTGCCTGCCACGCTGCGCGTCACGCACAAATCCCTGTTTGACCATACGGTTCAGGGGATTCACCGCACGGATAAGCCAGCGTTCAGCTTCCAGGGTCACCCAGAAGCAAGCCCCGGCCCGCATGATGCCGCGCCGCTGTTCGACCACTTTATTGACTTGATTCAGACTTACCGTTCTTCAGCTAAATAA
- a CDS encoding threonine/serine exporter produces MGLSLLWALLQDMVLAAVPALGFAMVFNVPLKVLPYCALLGGVGHGVRFLAIHFGMNIEWASFLAAILIGITGIRWSRWLLAHPKVFTVAAVIPMFPGISAYTAMISVVEISHLGYSEALMNVMMTNFLKASFIVGALSIGLSLPGIWLYRKRPGV; encoded by the coding sequence ATGGGCTTAAGTTTACTGTGGGCACTGTTGCAGGATATGGTGCTGGCAGCAGTCCCTGCGTTGGGGTTTGCGATGGTCTTCAACGTGCCGCTGAAAGTGCTACCTTACTGCGCGCTGTTGGGTGGCGTCGGGCATGGCGTCCGGTTTTTGGCGATACATTTTGGCATGAATATCGAGTGGGCATCGTTTCTGGCGGCAATCCTGATTGGCATCACCGGCATTCGCTGGTCACGCTGGCTGCTGGCGCATCCAAAAGTCTTTACCGTAGCAGCCGTCATTCCGATGTTCCCCGGCATCTCTGCCTACACGGCGATGATTTCGGTGGTGGAAATTTCGCATCTTGGCTACAGCGAAGCGCTGATGAACGTCATGATGACCAATTTCCTAAAGGCCAGTTTCATTGTCGGTGCGCTGTCTATCGGCCTGTCTTTACCGGGGATCTGGCTCTACCGTAAACGGCCGGGAGTATAA
- the dapB gene encoding 4-hydroxy-tetrahydrodipicolinate reductase has protein sequence MKDSFIRIAVVGAGGRMGRQLIQAIEQMDGVVLGAALERSGSSLIGSDAGELAGLGKSGITVNESLDAVQNDFDILIDFTRPEGTLAHLAFCRQHRKGMIIGTTGFDDAGKAAIKQAAQDIGIVFAANFSVGVNVMLKLLEKAAKVMGDYTDIEIIEAHHRHKVDAPSGTALAMGEAIADALGRDLKSCAVYAREGYTGERDPKSIGFATVRAGDIVGEHTAMFADVGERVEITHKASSRMTFANGAVRAAIWISAKESGLFDMRDVLSLDDL, from the coding sequence ATGAAGGATTCATTCATCCGTATTGCGGTTGTAGGCGCGGGCGGCCGTATGGGACGCCAGCTGATTCAGGCTATCGAGCAAATGGATGGCGTAGTATTGGGCGCGGCGCTGGAGCGTTCTGGTTCGTCTCTGATAGGAAGCGATGCCGGTGAACTTGCTGGGCTGGGGAAAAGCGGTATTACCGTGAATGAAAGCCTGGATGCCGTGCAGAATGATTTCGATATTTTGATCGACTTCACCCGCCCAGAAGGCACATTAGCGCATTTGGCGTTTTGCCGTCAGCACCGTAAAGGCATGATTATTGGGACAACCGGCTTTGATGATGCAGGAAAGGCGGCGATTAAGCAGGCTGCGCAGGATATCGGCATCGTGTTTGCGGCGAACTTCAGCGTTGGCGTCAATGTCATGCTGAAGCTGCTGGAAAAAGCGGCCAAAGTCATGGGCGACTATACTGATATCGAAATCATTGAAGCACACCACCGCCACAAAGTGGATGCGCCATCGGGTACCGCACTGGCGATGGGCGAAGCGATCGCTGATGCGCTGGGACGCGATCTGAAGTCCTGTGCCGTGTACGCGCGTGAAGGCTACACCGGTGAACGCGATCCGAAAAGCATTGGTTTTGCGACCGTGCGAGCGGGCGATATCGTCGGTGAACATACGGCGATGTTTGCTGATGTGGGTGAGCGCGTTGAGATTACCCACAAGGCATCCAGCCGCATGACATTTGCTAATGGTGCAGTAAGAGCTGCAATCTGGATTAGTGCGAAAGAAAGTGGCCTTTTTGATATGAGAGATGTGCTTTCTCTGGATGATTTGTAG
- the carB gene encoding carbamoyl-phosphate synthase large subunit, whose amino-acid sequence MPKRTDIKSILILGAGPIVIGQACEFDYSGAQACKALREEGYRVILVNSNPATIMTDPEMADATYIEPIHWEVVRKIIEKERPDAVLPTMGGQTALNCALELERQGVLAEFGVTMIGATADAIDKAEDRRRFDVAMKKIGLDTARSGIAHNMEEALAVAADVGFPCIIRPSFTMGGTGGGIAYNREEFEEICERGLDLSPTKELLIDESLIGWKEYEMEVVRDKNDNCIIVCSIENFDAMGIHTGDSITVAPAQTLTDKEYQIMRNASMAVLREIGVETGGSNVQFSVNPKTGRLIVIEMNPRVSRSSALASKATGFPIAKIAAKLAVGYTLDELMNDITGGRTPASFEPAIDYVVTKIPRFNFEKFAGANDRLTTQMKSVGEVMAIGRTQQESLQKALRGLEVGATGFDPKVDLDDPEALTKIRRELKDAGAERIWYIADAFRAGMSVDGVFNLTNVDRWFLVQIEELVRLEEQVAEKGATALDADFLRTLKRKGFADARLAKLAGVAESEIRKLRDKFDLHPVYKRVDTCAAEFATDTAYMYSTYEEECEANPTQDRDKIMVLGGGPNRIGQGIEFDYCCVHASLALREDGYETIMVNCNPETVSTDYDTSDRLYFEPVTFEDVLEIVRIEKPKGVIVQYGGQTPLKLARALEAAGVPVIGTSPDAIDRAEDRERFQQAVNRLGLKQPANATVATIEQAVEKARGIGYPLVVRPSYVLGGRAMEIVYDEIDLKRYFQNAVSVSNDAPVLLDRFLDDAIEVDVDAICDGERVLIGGIMEHIEQAGVHSGDSACSLPAYTLSKEIQDVMRQQVEKLAFELCVRGLMNVQFAVKDNEVYLIEVNPRAARTVPFVSKATGVQLAKVAARVMAGKTLAEQGVTKEIIPPYYSVKEVVLPFNKFPGVDPILGPEMRSTGEVMGVGRTFAEAFAKAMLGSSSHMKKTGRALLSVREGDKARVVDLAAKLLKHGFELDATHGTAIELGEAGINPRLVNKVHEGRPHIQDRIKNGEYTYIVNTTAGRQAIEDSKLIRRSALQYKVHYDTTLNGGFATAMSLTADPTEKVTSVQEMHAMIKG is encoded by the coding sequence ATGCCAAAACGTACAGATATTAAAAGCATCCTGATTCTGGGCGCCGGCCCGATTGTTATCGGCCAGGCGTGTGAGTTTGACTACTCGGGTGCACAGGCGTGTAAAGCACTGCGTGAAGAGGGTTACCGCGTTATTCTGGTGAACTCCAACCCGGCAACCATCATGACCGACCCGGAAATGGCCGATGCGACCTATATCGAGCCGATTCACTGGGAAGTGGTACGCAAAATCATTGAAAAAGAGCGTCCAGATGCAGTGCTGCCAACGATGGGCGGCCAGACTGCGCTGAACTGTGCGCTGGAACTGGAACGTCAGGGCGTGCTGGCTGAATTCGGCGTCACCATGATTGGTGCAACGGCGGATGCGATTGATAAAGCAGAAGACCGCCGCCGCTTCGACGTGGCGATGAAGAAGATCGGTCTGGATACTGCGCGTTCCGGTATTGCACACAATATGGAAGAAGCACTGGCCGTTGCGGCTGACGTCGGCTTCCCGTGCATTATCCGTCCTTCCTTTACGATGGGCGGCACCGGTGGCGGTATCGCTTACAACCGTGAAGAGTTTGAAGAGATCTGTGAGCGCGGGCTGGATCTTTCTCCAACCAAAGAGCTGTTGATCGATGAATCGCTGATTGGTTGGAAAGAGTATGAGATGGAAGTGGTGCGTGATAAGAACGACAACTGCATCATCGTCTGCTCAATCGAAAACTTCGATGCGATGGGGATCCACACTGGAGACTCCATCACCGTCGCCCCTGCACAAACGCTGACCGACAAAGAATATCAAATCATGCGTAACGCCTCGATGGCGGTACTGCGTGAAATCGGCGTAGAAACGGGCGGTTCTAACGTTCAGTTCTCGGTAAACCCGAAAACTGGCCGTCTGATTGTTATCGAAATGAACCCGCGTGTATCACGTTCTTCCGCGCTGGCGTCTAAAGCGACAGGCTTCCCGATTGCGAAAATCGCGGCTAAGTTGGCTGTAGGTTACACGCTTGATGAGCTGATGAACGACATCACTGGTGGCCGTACGCCAGCGTCCTTCGAACCTGCTATCGACTACGTTGTCACTAAGATTCCGCGTTTCAACTTCGAGAAATTCGCTGGTGCCAACGACCGTCTGACCACGCAGATGAAATCTGTGGGCGAAGTGATGGCAATTGGCCGTACGCAGCAGGAATCCTTGCAGAAAGCGCTGCGTGGTCTGGAAGTGGGCGCAACGGGCTTCGATCCGAAAGTGGATTTGGACGATCCAGAAGCGTTGACCAAAATCCGCCGCGAGCTGAAAGATGCCGGTGCCGAGCGTATCTGGTACATCGCTGATGCCTTCCGCGCGGGGATGTCTGTCGATGGCGTATTTAACCTGACCAACGTCGATCGCTGGTTCCTGGTGCAGATTGAAGAGCTGGTGCGTTTGGAAGAGCAGGTCGCTGAAAAAGGCGCAACCGCTCTGGATGCCGATTTCCTGCGTACGCTGAAGCGTAAAGGCTTTGCCGATGCGCGTCTGGCGAAACTGGCTGGCGTGGCGGAAAGCGAAATTCGCAAACTGCGCGATAAATTCGACCTGCATCCGGTCTATAAGCGTGTCGATACCTGTGCGGCAGAATTCGCGACCGATACGGCTTACATGTACTCCACGTATGAAGAAGAGTGTGAAGCTAATCCGACTCAGGATCGTGACAAAATCATGGTACTGGGCGGCGGGCCGAACCGTATTGGTCAAGGGATCGAATTTGACTACTGCTGTGTCCATGCTTCACTGGCGCTGCGTGAAGATGGTTATGAAACCATCATGGTTAACTGCAACCCAGAGACCGTTTCAACCGACTACGACACTTCCGATCGCCTGTACTTCGAACCGGTAACCTTTGAAGACGTGCTGGAAATTGTCCGTATCGAGAAGCCAAAAGGCGTGATCGTTCAATACGGTGGCCAAACGCCGCTGAAGCTGGCGCGTGCGCTGGAAGCGGCGGGGGTGCCAGTTATCGGCACCAGCCCAGACGCGATTGACCGTGCAGAAGACCGTGAACGTTTCCAGCAGGCGGTTAATCGTCTGGGGCTGAAGCAACCGGCTAACGCCACAGTAGCAACGATTGAGCAGGCGGTAGAAAAAGCGCGTGGCATCGGTTACCCGCTGGTTGTTCGTCCTTCTTATGTTCTGGGTGGTCGTGCGATGGAAATTGTGTACGACGAAATCGACCTTAAGCGCTACTTCCAAAACGCGGTTAGCGTATCCAACGATGCACCAGTGCTGCTAGACCGTTTCCTTGACGATGCTATCGAAGTTGACGTTGATGCAATTTGCGACGGAGAGCGCGTGCTGATTGGTGGCATTATGGAGCACATCGAGCAGGCAGGGGTTCACTCCGGCGACTCCGCTTGTTCACTGCCAGCTTACACGCTGAGCAAAGAGATTCAGGACGTGATGCGCCAGCAGGTTGAGAAACTGGCGTTTGAACTCTGTGTTCGCGGCCTGATGAACGTGCAGTTCGCGGTGAAGGATAACGAAGTTTATCTGATTGAAGTGAACCCGCGTGCGGCACGTACCGTACCGTTTGTCTCTAAAGCAACGGGCGTTCAACTGGCGAAAGTTGCGGCACGCGTGATGGCAGGCAAAACGCTGGCTGAGCAGGGCGTCACGAAAGAAATCATCCCGCCGTACTACTCGGTGAAAGAAGTGGTGCTGCCGTTCAACAAATTCCCTGGCGTTGACCCGATTCTGGGGCCAGAAATGCGTTCGACCGGTGAAGTGATGGGCGTGGGCCGCACGTTTGCTGAAGCATTTGCTAAAGCGATGCTGGGCAGCAGTTCGCACATGAAGAAAACCGGACGTGCGCTGCTGTCGGTACGTGAAGGCGATAAAGCCCGCGTGGTCGATCTGGCGGCCAAGCTGCTGAAGCATGGTTTCGAGCTGGACGCGACACACGGTACGGCGATTGAACTGGGTGAAGCCGGTATTAATCCGCGTCTGGTGAACAAGGTGCATGAAGGTCGTCCGCACATTCAGGATCGCATCAAGAACGGTGAGTACACTTACATCGTCAACACCACCGCAGGGCGTCAGGCAATTGAAGACTCCAAGCTGATTCGTCGCAGTGCGCTGCAATACAAAGTGCACTACGACACCACGCTGAACGGTGGTTTCGCTACCGCGATGTCATTGACGGCAGATCCGACCGAGAAGGTGACTTCCGTACAGGAAATGCATGCGATGATTAAAGGCTGA
- a CDS encoding LysE family transporter, giving the protein MLETSLFVATIATLGMLSPGPDFFLVIKNATRYPRAAALMTAFGVICGVATHMAYCVAGLAVVITTTPWLFNVLKYAGAAYLIWIGIQALLSRGGSKMDVSQQGKQSVSLKKAFLQGYLCNLLNPKATLFFLAMFTQVLNIHSGIGEKLWYAMIIWLLSVVWWPLLVVLFQSEPVRRGLAKVQKLVDKLLGTVLIALGIKVALG; this is encoded by the coding sequence ATGTTAGAAACATCGCTGTTTGTCGCCACCATCGCCACGCTGGGGATGCTCTCCCCCGGCCCTGACTTTTTTCTCGTCATTAAGAACGCGACACGCTACCCACGCGCTGCCGCATTGATGACCGCGTTTGGCGTCATCTGCGGCGTGGCAACTCACATGGCATACTGCGTCGCCGGGCTAGCTGTTGTCATCACCACCACGCCGTGGCTGTTTAATGTACTGAAATATGCGGGCGCCGCCTATCTGATCTGGATCGGTATTCAGGCATTATTATCACGTGGCGGCAGCAAAATGGACGTTTCACAGCAGGGGAAGCAAAGCGTTAGCCTGAAAAAAGCGTTCCTGCAAGGGTATCTCTGCAACCTGCTTAACCCGAAAGCTACGCTGTTCTTTCTGGCGATGTTCACTCAGGTTCTGAATATCCACTCCGGCATCGGTGAAAAGCTGTGGTATGCCATGATCATCTGGCTACTCTCTGTCGTCTGGTGGCCACTGTTGGTCGTGCTTTTCCAAAGCGAACCCGTGCGGCGTGGGCTAGCTAAGGTGCAGAAACTGGTAGATAAGCTGCTAGGCACGGTGTTGATCGCGCTGGGTATCAAAGTGGCGCTGGGTTAA